The Nitrospirota bacterium genomic interval ACGGTCTTAAAAGATACAAGTTAAATTTATCATTGCAAAGTTTTCAATGATAAATGATAATTGCTAATTGATAATTTTTACTTGAGCCGTAATCATGCTTTTACTAATTGACATAGGCAACACAAATATCACAATGTGTTTTTACGACAAGAGCGTAAAACATGTCTCAAGGCTTAATACAACCTTTCCTGACGGGCATAGGCGTGAGGCCGGGGAATATACGGTTCTTCTTAAAGGTTATACGGAGCGTAGTCATATAGAAAATCCTGAAGGCGCTGTTATATCCTCTGTTGTGCCTGAGCTAACGCCTGTTTTTGCAGATGCAATTAGTAAAAGTTTTGGGACTAAGCCGATGATTGTAAGTTATAGGCTTAAAACAGGATTGAAATTCAGGATAAAAAACCCTGCAGGGCTCGGGGCAGACAGGATTGCCAATGCAGTGGCTGCGCATAAACTTTACAAAGGTCACTTGCTTGTCGTAGATTTCGGGACAGCAACCACTTTTTGTGTTATAACGTCTGATGGCGAATATCTGGGAGGCGCCATAATGCCGGGGATAAATATTTCTGCTGAGGCGCTTCATGAAAAAACGGCAAAATTGCCCAAGGTTAAACTCAATAAACCTGAAAAAGCAATCGGAGACGATACTCCAGACAACATATCCTCAGGGGTAATCCTCGGTCATGCAGGCGCTGTTGAGAGGCTCATAAAAGAAATTAGAAAAGAATTGGCAAAAAAGGTTACTATAATCGCTACAGGCGGTCTTGCAAGTTTAGTGGCGCCGTATATAAAAGACATAAAGGAGGTAAATCCGTATCTGACATTTGAAGGATTGAGGTTAATCTATGAGCTTAATGCATGAGTTAAGAAAAGACCCGGTTCTTAACAGGTGGATTATTGCAGCAAAGACTCCGCCTGCCAC includes:
- a CDS encoding type III pantothenate kinase, which translates into the protein MLLLIDIGNTNITMCFYDKSVKHVSRLNTTFPDGHRREAGEYTVLLKGYTERSHIENPEGAVISSVVPELTPVFADAISKSFGTKPMIVSYRLKTGLKFRIKNPAGLGADRIANAVAAHKLYKGHLLVVDFGTATTFCVITSDGEYLGGAIMPGINISAEALHEKTAKLPKVKLNKPEKAIGDDTPDNISSGVILGHAGAVERLIKEIRKELAKKVTIIATGGLASLVAPYIKDIKEVNPYLTFEGLRLIYELNA